The Longimicrobium sp. genome segment TCGGGGGTTGCCGTGCCTGGCGCGGAAGGCGGAAACCTACCCCGGCCGGCGGGCGCTGTCGAGAGCCGGAACGGACCGGTACGCTCGCTCGACCCCCCTTCCTCCCGCTCCCGCCCGACGCGCCCGTCAGGCGCCCGGCACCCCCGCGCGCGGCTGCTCGGCGGACATGGCCTGCACCAGGTCGGAGAGGTCGTCCATCCCGAAGCCCTCCTTGCGCACGCGGATGTCGAAGTAGAGCACGGTGGAGACCACCGCCGGGAAGGGCGACAGCAGGATGGTGAAGACGTCCGCCAGCGCAGCCGCCCGCGGGCCGAGCACGGGCTCCGCGAAAAGGGCGAGCACCTTGAGCCCCTCGCCGGCCACGGTGACGATCACCTGCGCCATCACCGAGGTGAGCAGGATGCGCAGCATGTTGTCGTTGGCCAGGTCCACCGAGCGCTCGAGCGCGGCGATGGGCCCCTTACCCTCCACCACCACCGCGATGGACGCCGCGAAGAGCAGGAGCATCGCCAGGAATCCCGGGACGATGCAGAGGACGAACCCAACGATCGTGATCAGCCCCGCCAGGATCGAGGCGCCGATCAGCCTCCACCCGTGCGAGAAGGCCTCGCGCACCGCGCGCAGCCCGTCGACGTCGCGCCCCAGGTACAGGTCGGCGACGATGAGCACCGTGGCCGCGGAGGCGAAGTTCGCCAGGACCAGCCGCAGCAGGTTGCCGGCCCACGCCAGCTCGGGCGCCGCGATGCCCAGCAGGGCGGTGGGGAGCAGGAGCACCCCCGTCGCGGTCAGGATCGGGAGGTAGTGGCCGCGCAGCACCTGGAACGACGCGTCCAGGATCTCCGGGACGTTGCGCGGGCGGAACGGTGTGCTCATCGGAGAGGGCGTGGAAGGAAGAGGCGGGGAGTCGGCGGGAGCCGGCGGAGGGCGCCAGCGGGCAGCCATAATCTGTTTCCCGGCGGCCCCCGCCGCAAGCAATGTCGACGTGAGCGCGGGCGGCATCCCGGATTATCCGGGATCCTCGTCCCAGGCGGAACAGCGGCTCAGGGCGAGGATCGGCGCGTGCGGCAGGCCACCAGGCGAGGGCGAGTAGATTCCTCGGTCGCGCCAGGGTTCGGTGTGGAGGCGAGGCCCGCGCGGCGCTCCCTCGGAATGACATGAGTGCGGAGAGTGACACGAGTGCGTGAATGCGGGAGGCTTGCCGCACCCACGCACTCACGCACTCACGCACTCACGCACTTCGCACTTCGCACTTCAGAGGTACTCCGGCGGGCTGACGGTATCGACGAACAGGATCCCGTCGTACTGCTCCCGCGGCACCTGGATCATGTCCCAGACTCCCCACTCCTTCATCCGGATCATCTGCCCCACCCACTCGCTGCCGCGGCCCCGCGCGCCGGAGAGGTCCAGGAAGAAGTGCTGCATGCGCACGCGGTAGCCGAGCGACTCCAGGCTCCCCGCGACGGCCGGGGCGACGGTGTAGATCTCGCGGTCGTTCCAGGCCGCGCTGCCGCGGTACATGAAGAGCCCCACCGTGTACAGCTCCGCCCGGTGGCGCTGCATCACGAAGTGCCCCATGGTGTTGAAGTCGCCCACGTCGGGCGGTGTGCTCCCGTCGCCCGGGAGGAGGCGGGCGCGGTCGTGCTGGATGTGGTAGTTGTGCGCCCAGACGATCACCTTCTTCCCCGGGTACATCCCCTGGAGGAGCGCGTCCAGGTTGTCGGCCATCCCCACCTCGCGCTGCAGGTTGCCCTCGATGGAGCTGGACGGCAGGTTGAGCTGCCGGATCTGGCGGATGCGCGAGTACACCGTCTGCCGCGCCACCGTGAAGCGCTCGGCGCGGCCGCCGTAGGCGCCCACGATCTCGCTTCGGTGCTGGTCCATCCAAGCCAGCAGCGAGTCGTAGGCGGGGAGCAGGCGCTCCAGCGAAGCCCACGCCGGCCCGAACGGCGGCACGCTGCGGGCGATCGCCCGGTACTCGTCGAGGAACTGCACGTCGAGCGAGCGCGCCCTGAGCGCGTACTCGGCGTCGGCCTTCTCCACCACCTCGCGCAGGAGGAGCGGGGCCTCGTAGTTCCCCAGCGAAGTGGACGGCTTCATGTCGATCCCGGCCAAAATGAGCGGCCGATCGGTCTGGTGCGTCTGCCGGATGTACTCGAAGAGCTCCAGCACCTCGTTCGTCCACCACACGGCGTAGGTGCAGCTGCGCATGGTCTGCCGCGCCTCGGCGAGCACCGCGCCCTGGTTGGCCCGCCAGCACTCGAACACGCTGCTCTCGAAGGCGATGACGTCGTAGCCCAGCTGCTCGTGCAGGTAGCGGATGAGGCGCACCTTGGCCTGGTCGAACTCGCGCACGCCGTGGCCGCTCTCGCCCAGCTGCACGATGCGCCTGCCCTCCAGCAGCGGCCCCAGGAAGCGCAGGTCGTCGTAGCGCGTGGAGGTGAGCGAGCGCACCGGCTCGGCGTGGTCGCGCGTCCACCGGGCCCAGCTCTCGTTCTCGGCGGGGGCGGCCGGGTCTTCCGCCGTGCGCAGCTCCGAGTTGGTGAGGAGGTGGTCCGGCCCCCTCGGGGTTGGCGTCGGTCGGCTGCCGGTCGCAGGCGCCCAGCAGCAGCGCGGGGACCAGGAGGAGCGGGAGCGCGCGGCGGAGGAAGGGGAACGGCGGCATCGGTCTGCGGGGGAGGGAGGTTCCAGCGGAGGAGTCGGCGGACCACGCCGGAGAATAACGTGTTTACCGGGCCCGGTGCGACGCGGCGGGACAAAGTGGGGCCGGCTTACGGCTCTCGCGTCCAGCAGAGCAGGTAGTCGCCGCGCACGGGGCCGTTGCGCCAGAGGTTCTGCTCGTCGTGCCAGGTGACCCTCCCCGCCCCGTCCGCCCTGCCGTAGATGGCGTGCCACTCGACGTTGTCGAGCCGCTTGTCGGTGAGCAGCCGGTCCGCGCTGCCGCCGCCGGCGTTCCAGATGTCCGGGAAGAGCGAGCTGGGGAGCCGGTTCCTCGTTATCACCGCGATGAGCTCCACGTTCCGCTCGTGCCGGACCTCGTCCAGGAAGAAAGCGCCCGTGTAGGCCTCCACCTTCCCGAAGCCGTACTGCTTCGCCAGCACGAGCACCGCCCGCCCGTCGTCGGCGTCGTATCCCGCCGCGTTCACGAGCTCGCCCATTGCCTCCGGGGTGGCCGACTCCGCCTGGGTGAACGCCTGGTAGATGCAGCGCTCACTCCCTCTGAGGTCCCCGTATTTCTTCATCGTCTCTCGCAGGTGGGGGGAAAGGTTCGTACCGGCTGGCGGAGCTTCGTTCGGGATCGAGGTCCACGACCGAAAGGGGGAAGACCCGGACCGGCGTCCGCGCGCGGCAACGCGCCGGAAAAGCGGCTACCGCGCGTGGACGCGCACCGTCACGCGCGAGCCGTCCGGCGCGGGGAGCTCCGCCTCGCGGACCTCGCGCCAGGACTGGTGGAGGTGGCCCTCGACGGCCAGCGAGGCGGTCATCACCCCGCTCGTCGCGGGGGAGGGTGCGCAGCACCGGGAGCCCGTGCGCCCGGCTCTCGCCCACCGAGCTCCGTGGACCCTGCGCCGGACCGGTCAGCGCAGCTCCACCTCGTCCAGCCACAGCTCGAACGCGCCGGCCGGCGGCGCCGCGACCACGGCGATCGCCAGCACCCGGGATCCGTCGATTCCCTCGAAGTCGCTCCAGCGGAAGACGTGCTCCGCCCACTCCGCCCCCACGGTGACGGGGCGGAAGACGGGTGTCATCCCGCGCTCGGCGCTGAACACCATCACCAGGTAGGTGCGCCCGTCGCCGCGCGCGTGGAAGCGGAAGCCCTGGGCCGCCGAGAGGTTGGCCGGGCTCATCTGCCGCTCGCCGGGATAGAAGATGGCGCCCGCCCAGAGCTGCGGCGCCGCGCCGCCCTGGCGCAGCTCGCCGCGGACCCGCAGTGCGT includes the following:
- a CDS encoding erythromycin esterase family protein — encoded protein: MRSLTSTRYDDLRFLGPLLEGRRIVQLGESGHGVREFDQAKVRLIRYLHEQLGYDVIAFESSVFECWRANQGAVLAEARQTMRSCTYAVWWTNEVLELFEYIRQTHQTDRPLILAGIDMKPSTSLGNYEAPLLLREVVEKADAEYALRARSLDVQFLDEYRAIARSVPPFGPAWASLERLLPAYDSLLAWMDQHRSEIVGAYGGRAERFTVARQTVYSRIRQIRQLNLPSSSIEGNLQREVGMADNLDALLQGMYPGKKVIVWAHNYHIQHDRARLLPGDGSTPPDVGDFNTMGHFVMQRHRAELYTVGLFMYRGSAAWNDREIYTVAPAVAGSLESLGYRVRMQHFFLDLSGARGRGSEWVGQMIRMKEWGVWDMIQVPREQYDGILFVDTVSPPEYL